The Streptomyces cathayae DNA segment GCCGACGTGCTCGGCGAGAACAAGGGCACGCAGGTCATCACGATCTCCGGCGCCGAGACCCGCGAGACCACCGGCCAGCTGCGGATGACGACGATCGAGGCGACCTCCCCGGACACCCGGGTCGACCTCCCCGACGTGATCGACAGCTGGTTCGGTACCGACCAGGCGGTCATGCCCCGCGACGCGGTCTACCCCTCCGGGGGCGACGTCAAGGAGATCGAGCGCTACAACGAGAAGCAGATGAAGCAGTCGCAGGACGAGGCCACCCGGGCCGCGCTGGGCTACCTGGATCTGGACGGCAAGGGCATCGAGGTCGAGCTGAAGCTCGCCGACGTCGGCGGCCCCAGCGCCGGCCTGCTCTTCTCCCTCGGCATCGTCGACAAGCTGAACGGCGACGGCAGCGGCGGCGACCTCACCGGCGGCCGGATCATCGCCGGTACGGGGACCATCGACGCGGACGGCACGGTCGGCGCCGTGGGCGGCGTGCCGCTGAAGACGCAGGCCGCCCGGCGGGACGGCGCGACCGTCTTCCTGGTGCCCGAGGCGGAGTGCGCCCAGGCCCGGACCGAACTCCCCGAGGGGCTGCGCCTGATCCCGGTCACCACCCTCGAGGGCACCGTCGACGCCCTGGTCTCCCTGCAGAAGGGCACCGGCAAGATCCCCCGCTGCTGACCGGGCGCCGCCGTTACTTCTTCCTGACGAAGCCCTCGTCCACCATCCAGTCCAGCGCCACCTGGTGGGGGTCCTGCCCGTCCACGTCCACCTTCGCGTTCAGGGTCCGCGCCACCTCGTTGTCCAGCCTCGCCGTGACCGGGTCGAGGACCTCCGCGATCGCCGGCCACTCCTTGAAGGTGCCGCTGTTGATCATCGGTGCCGCGTTGTAGTTGGGGAAGAACTTCCTGTCGTCCGCCATCACCACCAGGTTCATGGACTTGATGCGGCCGTCGGTGGTGAAGACCTCGCCGTAGGTGCAGGCGCCCTTGGCCGTCTGGGTGTAGATGATCCCGGTGTCCATCTGCGTGATGTTGCCCGCGCCCACGTCCATGCCGTAGGCCTTCTCCATGCCCGGCAGTCCGTCCGCCCGGTTGGCGAACTCGCCCTCCACGCACAGCGTCACCGCCGCCGGGTCGGACTTCGCCAGCGCGGCCACGTCCGACAGCGACTTCGTGCCGTACTTCCTGAAGTTCGCCTGGTTCATGGCCAGGGCGTAGGTGTTGTTCAGCGCCGCCGGCTCCAGCCAGGTCACCCCGTTCTTCACGTCGGCCTCGCGCACCGCCTCCCACTGCTTGCGCGGGTCGGGGATGGGCCTGCTGTTGCCCTGGTAGGTGATCCACGCCGTGCCGGTGTACTCGTACGCGGCGTCCGCGACCCCCTTCACGACCGCCGCCCGGGAGCCGACCGAGCCCTGGATGCCGGTGCGGTCGACGACGTCGGCGCCCGCCGCCTGGAAGGCGATGCCCATGATCGCGCCCAGGATCAGCTGCTCGGTGAACTCCTTCGAGGTGACGGTGAGTTTCGCGCCCTCCAGGGGCCTGCCCTTCCCGACCGAGCCGGGTTCCACGTCGTCGACCATGGGGGAGCCGCTGGTCAGCCCGCAGGAGGAGAGTCCCGCCAGCAGCATCCCGGCGAGCAGCAGGCACAGGCGGCGCCTCATGTGTCCGTCTCCAGCCCCCGTGGCCGCAGCAGCAGCTCGGCCAGCGAGGCCAGCCAGTCCACCAGCAGGGCCAGGGCGACGGTGAGGATCGAGCCCAGCACCAGGACCGGCATCCGCTGGCTGGTGATGCCGGTGGTGATCAGCACGCCCAGACCGCCGCCCCCGCCGAAGGTCGCGAGCGTGGCCGTGCCGACGTTCAGCACGAGCGCCGTACGCACCCCGGCGAGGATGAGGGGGACGGCCAGCGGCAGCTCCACCCGGGCCAGCACGCCCAGCGGGGACAGGCCGATGCCGCGCGCCGCCTCCAGCAGCGCCGGGTCGTTGGCCCGCAGTCCCGCGAGGGTGTTGGAGAGCACCGGCAGCACGGCGTAGGCGATGATGCCGATGAGGGCGGCCCTGCGGCCGATGCCCAGCCAGATCACCAGCAGCGCGAGCAGACCGATCGCGGGCGTCGCCTGGCCCATGTTGGCGAACGCCGTCGCGGCCGGGGCGGCCCGGCGGAACGCGGGCCGGGTCAGCAGGATGCCCAGCGGGATCGCGATGATCAGTACGAAGAACGTCGAGATCACGGTCAGCTCGATGTGCTGCCAGAGCGCCTTGGACACCTGCCCGTGGGACAGCGCGTTCCGGGACAGCGGGTCCAGATCGGCCTGGACGAACCACAGCCAGGTCGCGAGCAGCAGGGCGACCAGCGCCGTGGGCAGGAGCGTCAGCCGCTGCCAGGTCACCCGGGGCGCGCTCGCGACCGGGGCCCCGGACCCCGGGGGCCCCGGCCGCGCACCGCGCGTGGCCCCGCCCCCGCCCCTGCCGTCGTCGCTCCCGTCGCCGCCCCCGTCGCCGTCACCGTGGTCGTGGTCGTGGTCCCGGAAGGCGAGCCTCCTGGCCTCGTGCTCGTCGTCGGGCCGGTGCCCCGGAGAGGCGCTCACGCGCCACCCTCCCCGCCCGCGCCCTCCTGCTCGGCGTGCGTCCGGTCGCTCCGCCGGCCCTCCAGCTCGTGCTGGGCCTCCATCGCCTCCAGCCGGTCGGCCTCCAGGAGTTCGTGCACCGAGTTCATCAGCGTCTCCACGTCGACGACACCCTGGTACGTGCCGCGCCCGCCGGTGACCACCACCCGCCCCGAACTGTCGGTGAGGACGGCCTCCAGCGCGTCCCGCAGGGTCGCGTTCCGGGTCACCGTGTCCTGCACCAGGGTGCCCGCGCGGGCCAGCGAGCCCTTGGCCCGCATCAGGTCGCCGCGCCGGAGCCACTTGTAGGGGCGGCCCCGCCGGTCGAGCAGCAGGATCTCGTTCGAGCCGCTGGAGCGGAGCATGTCGAAGATCTGCTGGAGTGGGTCGTCGACGGTCACCGTCGGATAGTCGGTGATCCCCACGTCCCGCACCCGGGTGAGGTTCAGCCGCTTCAGCGCCGCCCCGGCGCCGACGAAGCCCGAGACGAAGTCGTCCGACGGGTTGGTGAGGATCGCCTCCGGGGTGTCGAACTGGGCGAT contains these protein-coding regions:
- a CDS encoding glycine betaine ABC transporter substrate-binding protein, whose amino-acid sequence is MRRRLCLLLAGMLLAGLSSCGLTSGSPMVDDVEPGSVGKGRPLEGAKLTVTSKEFTEQLILGAIMGIAFQAAGADVVDRTGIQGSVGSRAAVVKGVADAAYEYTGTAWITYQGNSRPIPDPRKQWEAVREADVKNGVTWLEPAALNNTYALAMNQANFRKYGTKSLSDVAALAKSDPAAVTLCVEGEFANRADGLPGMEKAYGMDVGAGNITQMDTGIIYTQTAKGACTYGEVFTTDGRIKSMNLVVMADDRKFFPNYNAAPMINSGTFKEWPAIAEVLDPVTARLDNEVARTLNAKVDVDGQDPHQVALDWMVDEGFVRKK
- a CDS encoding S16 family serine protease — protein: MLSRLTRSQALAVCAAPTVALLATAVFAPLPFSVAQPGLTADVLGENKGTQVITISGAETRETTGQLRMTTIEATSPDTRVDLPDVIDSWFGTDQAVMPRDAVYPSGGDVKEIERYNEKQMKQSQDEATRAALGYLDLDGKGIEVELKLADVGGPSAGLLFSLGIVDKLNGDGSGGDLTGGRIIAGTGTIDADGTVGAVGGVPLKTQAARRDGATVFLVPEAECAQARTELPEGLRLIPVTTLEGTVDALVSLQKGTGKIPRC
- a CDS encoding ABC transporter permease, which produces MSASPGHRPDDEHEARRLAFRDHDHDHGDGDGGGDGSDDGRGGGGATRGARPGPPGSGAPVASAPRVTWQRLTLLPTALVALLLATWLWFVQADLDPLSRNALSHGQVSKALWQHIELTVISTFFVLIIAIPLGILLTRPAFRRAAPAATAFANMGQATPAIGLLALLVIWLGIGRRAALIGIIAYAVLPVLSNTLAGLRANDPALLEAARGIGLSPLGVLARVELPLAVPLILAGVRTALVLNVGTATLATFGGGGGLGVLITTGITSQRMPVLVLGSILTVALALLVDWLASLAELLLRPRGLETDT